The segment CGCAGCGCATCGGCGATCAGCTCGGTCCGCAGGTGGTCGGCGGTGGCCCAACCGACGACGCGGCGGGAGGCGATGTCGATGACGGTGGCCAGGTAGAGCCGGCCCTCCCCAGCTGGAACGTAGGTGATGTCGCCGCACCAGCGCGCATCGGGGGCGGCCGCATCGGGTCGGAAGTTCCGCAGCACCAGGTCCGGCCGAACAGCAGCTCGCGGGTCCGGGACCGTGGTGCGGTGACGCCGCCGGCGGTGACGGCCCTCCAGCCCGGCCTGGCACATCAGCCGGGCGATGCGGTGTCGGCCGCACCGGTCACCGTCACGCCGGAGCGCGGCGTGGACGCGCGGAGAGCCGTAGCTGCCGCGCGAGGCGGCATGGACCTGGGTGATCTTCTCGGTCGGCTCGGCGTCGCGGACCGTGCCGGGGCCGGGGCCCGGGCCGGGGGCGGCAGTTCGGCGGGCGTAGAAGGCGGCTCGGGAGACCTTCAGCAGTTCACACGCCTGCTTGACGCTGTGACTCGCACGCTTCTCCGCCTCGATGAACGGGTGCACCGTCACCGGTCTCCTCCGCGAAGAAAGCCGTGGCCCGCTTGAGGATGTCCACGTCCTCGCGCAGCCTGCGGTTCTCCCGCCGCAGCCGGGCCAGTTCCTCGCGCTCGTCGCTGGCCAGGCCCGCGCGTACGCCGGTGCCGACCTCGGCCTGGTTCACCCACAGCCGGACCGCGGTCTCGGTCACGTCGAAGTCCTTGGCGACCTGACCGACCGAACGGTCCCCACGCCGACACAGCTCGACGATCCCGGCCTTGAACTCCGGCGTGAACGAACAGCGAGGACGCGGTTTCTTCTTCCCCATGCTCCCCATGGTGGACAACATCCTTCTCGGGGCCGAAGCCCCTGATCAGGAGTATCCGTCAAACCGGATCAAGCCCAGACCGAGGTTGAATCCGCCTCCGAGGACATCTGGCACGCGCCCGCGTACGGCGGCGACGCCGTCCACGCCCGCGACCACCACCGCGCCCTGCCCGTCGTGGCCACCACCCTGCCGCTGCTGCGCCGCCACGGGGCCGACGCCCCGGTCTGGTATCGCTTCGGCCGCTGCGGCTGGCATACCTTCGCCGACGCACTCGAGCCCTAGTATCTGCAAACTGAAAAAGTTTCAGCCATAAGACAGCCGCACCCGGCCCGCAGGACAGCTGCGGTTACTGTCGGTTTGTGAGGATAAATCGCCAAAATCAGCCGGGGGGTGCCGTTGAAACAAGCCACGCCGCCAGTTGATCATTTTCACTAAAGATTGACTGTCTTTGAGTGTCGAGTGAATGATCGGTCTGCGTGACCAACCGTCAGGTCCGGCGGCCGACTTCTTGTGCGCACCATCGG is part of the Kitasatospora cineracea genome and harbors:
- a CDS encoding IS3 family transposase, which produces MTVHPFIEAEKRASHSVKQACELLKVSRAAFYARRTAAPGPGPGPGTVRDAEPTEKITQVHAASRGSYGSPRVHAALRRDGDRCGRHRIARLMCQAGLEGRHRRRRHRTTVPDPRAAVRPDLVLRNFRPDAAAPDARWCGDITYVPAGEGRLYLATVIDIASRRVVGWATADHLRTELIADALRAACRSRRPTGPVVFHSDRGCQYTSREFAGLARDFGIRLPAGRTGRCWDNALAESFFATLNGS
- a CDS encoding transposase — its product is MGKKKPRPRCSFTPEFKAGIVELCRRGDRSVGQVAKDFDVTETAVRLWVNQAEVGTGVRAGLASDEREELARLRRENRRLREDVDILKRATAFFAEETGDGAPVHRGGEACESQRQAGV